In Polaribacter sp. L3A8, a genomic segment contains:
- a CDS encoding LIC_10190 family membrane protein, with translation MLLILINWIYIFISSLSFGFLLKKLFKIENQNFTIHHILGLFSITLFSWLYAFFFALDIVFYGIMVSVTIAGIWVFRKEVQRHFYQFKENWFSFSKTYKLGIFFIGIVALAMSSVTPSIFDNESYYIQTIKWLNEYGFVKGLGNLHIFFAQTSSWHILQAAFSFPFLETSFNDLNGYFLVIFSFYCFQQLHHFKTSKKRNQLYIGSVLISLPFLIFFINAPSPDLPVFLISQLLLFLFIKHYKKVDFSNFIIILLLTIFLCVIKITTCVLILLPLILVIKNYKTLKENLVKPIVFSIFVLALFLMKNVILTGYLLYPLEIIDVLNVDWKVPKELIYLFKVGTYSAAFDYQALENLSTYQLFIAWITSFKFNGIINIIFTTLLLSFPFLWYLKSKEKSVFILYLIGVLHFVLAWIFSPQYRFFFFYMLFFSMQICVWFFKKEKIIVLFTYISLLLSLVPFLTELKLSNYTTIKKTNTKTSLLKLKNIVQPNVNSSMSLEYDQHIEDGFAYNSPTKDSFFWSVGIVPLPAVNAKQVAFIKKHYKIVPALRTNNLKDGFKSINIK, from the coding sequence ATGCTTTTAATTTTAATAAATTGGATTTATATTTTTATATCCTCCTTAAGCTTTGGTTTTTTATTAAAAAAACTCTTTAAAATTGAGAATCAAAACTTTACCATTCACCATATTTTAGGACTGTTTTCAATAACATTATTTAGTTGGTTGTATGCTTTTTTCTTTGCCTTAGACATTGTTTTTTATGGAATAATGGTTAGTGTAACAATTGCAGGAATTTGGGTATTTAGAAAAGAAGTTCAAAGACATTTTTATCAATTTAAAGAGAATTGGTTCTCGTTTAGTAAAACCTATAAATTAGGCATTTTTTTTATTGGTATTGTTGCGTTGGCAATGTCATCGGTTACGCCTTCTATTTTTGATAATGAAAGTTATTATATACAAACCATAAAATGGTTAAATGAATACGGTTTTGTAAAAGGATTGGGAAATTTACACATCTTTTTTGCACAAACCTCTAGTTGGCATATTTTACAAGCGGCGTTTTCTTTTCCGTTTTTAGAAACCTCTTTTAATGATTTAAACGGTTACTTTTTAGTCATTTTTTCTTTTTACTGCTTTCAGCAATTACATCATTTTAAAACAAGTAAAAAAAGAAACCAATTGTATATTGGTAGTGTTTTAATTAGTTTGCCTTTTCTTATTTTTTTTATCAATGCACCATCACCAGATTTACCGGTATTTTTGATAAGTCAGTTGTTGTTGTTCCTTTTTATTAAGCATTACAAAAAGGTCGATTTTTCTAATTTTATCATTATTTTATTGCTCACAATTTTTTTGTGTGTCATCAAAATCACCACTTGTGTTTTAATACTATTACCGTTAATTTTAGTTATTAAGAATTACAAAACCTTAAAAGAAAATCTTGTAAAACCAATCGTTTTCTCAATTTTTGTGTTAGCGCTTTTTTTGATGAAGAATGTAATTCTTACAGGGTATTTATTATATCCATTAGAAATTATAGATGTTCTTAATGTAGATTGGAAAGTACCAAAAGAGTTAATCTATTTATTTAAAGTAGGTACATATAGTGCTGCTTTTGATTATCAAGCATTAGAAAACCTTTCTACCTATCAATTGTTTATTGCTTGGATAACTTCATTTAAATTCAATGGAATCATTAATATTATTTTTACAACTTTATTACTTTCTTTTCCTTTTTTATGGTATTTAAAAAGTAAAGAAAAATCCGTTTTTATCTTGTATTTAATTGGCGTTTTACATTTTGTATTGGCGTGGATTTTTTCTCCTCAATACCGATTCTTCTTTTTTTACATGTTGTTCTTTTCCATGCAAATTTGCGTTTGGTTTTTTAAAAAAGAAAAAATAATTGTGTTATTTACCTATATAAGTTTATTGTTAAGTTTGGTTCCTTTTTTAACCGAATTAAAATTGAGTAACTACACCACCATAAAAAAAACGAATACAAAAACTAGTCTTTTAAAGCTTAAAAACATTGTACAACCAAATGTAAACTCGAGCATGAGTTTAGAATATGACCAACATATAGAAGATGGTTTTGCTTATAATTCTCCCACAAAAGATAGTTTTTTTTGGTCAGTAGGAATTGTGCCTTTACCTGCGGTTAATGCAAAACAAGTGGCCTTTATTAAAAAGCATTATAAAATTGTTCCTGCTTTAAGAACCAATAATTTAAAAGACGGTTTTAAGAGCATTAACATTAAATAG
- a CDS encoding (2Fe-2S)-binding protein: protein MDTILSINGKSHAVKVQDDMPLLWAIRDIVGLTGTKFGCGVSECGACSVLVDGRLIKSCGMPVSYAVGKEIFTIEGTSPNLEFLREAWQEGNVPQCGFCQSGQLIAATSLLDKTANPTDKDIDDAMSGNICRCGTYTRIRTAIHKAVALKNEAI from the coding sequence ATGGATACAATTTTATCAATTAACGGTAAATCTCACGCTGTTAAAGTGCAAGATGATATGCCTTTGTTATGGGCAATTAGAGATATTGTAGGTTTAACAGGAACTAAATTTGGGTGTGGCGTAAGCGAATGCGGAGCCTGTTCTGTTTTGGTTGATGGAAGATTGATTAAGTCTTGCGGAATGCCAGTATCCTACGCAGTAGGAAAAGAAATTTTTACGATAGAAGGAACTTCACCAAACTTAGAATTTTTACGAGAAGCATGGCAAGAGGGTAATGTGCCACAATGTGGTTTTTGTCAGTCTGGGCAATTAATTGCAGCAACTTCTTTGTTAGATAAAACAGCAAATCCTACAGATAAAGATATAGACGATGCTATGAGTGGCAACATTTGTAGATGCGGAACGTACACAAGAATTAGAACAGCAATTCATAAAGCAGTGGCACTTAAAAACGAAGCGATATGA